In Pseudomonas fluorescens, the following are encoded in one genomic region:
- a CDS encoding LytTR family DNA-binding domain-containing protein produces the protein MNVLIVDDEPLVRERLSRMVGELEGYSVLEPSATNGEEALALIDSHKPDIVLLDIRMPGLDGLQVAARLCERETPPAVVFCAGPDEFAVEALQASAVGYLVKPVRTEQLHDALKRAERPNRAQLAALTRPAAESGNGPRSHISARTRKGIELIPLDQVVYFIADHKYVTLRHESGEVLLDEPLKALEDEFGDRFVRIHRNALVARERIERLQRTPLGHFQLFLKGLNGDALIVSRRHVAGVRKMMQQL, from the coding sequence ATGAATGTCCTGATCGTTGATGACGAACCCTTGGTCCGCGAGCGCCTGAGCCGAATGGTTGGCGAACTCGAGGGATACAGTGTCCTGGAGCCTAGTGCCACGAATGGCGAAGAGGCGTTGGCACTGATCGACAGCCACAAGCCGGATATCGTGCTGCTCGATATCCGCATGCCCGGCCTCGATGGCCTGCAAGTGGCTGCGCGGTTGTGCGAACGCGAAACTCCGCCCGCCGTAGTGTTCTGCGCCGGGCCCGATGAATTTGCCGTGGAAGCCTTACAGGCCAGCGCCGTAGGCTATCTGGTGAAACCTGTGAGAACTGAACAATTACATGACGCATTAAAGAGAGCCGAGCGCCCCAATCGTGCCCAGCTCGCCGCCCTGACCCGCCCTGCTGCCGAAAGCGGCAACGGCCCGCGCAGCCATATCAGCGCCCGAACCCGTAAAGGGATCGAGCTGATTCCGCTGGATCAGGTGGTGTATTTCATTGCCGACCACAAATACGTGACCTTGCGCCACGAAAGCGGCGAAGTGTTGCTCGATGAGCCGCTCAAGGCCCTCGAAGATGAGTTCGGTGACCGTTTTGTGCGTATCCACCGCAATGCACTGGTCGCCCGCGAGCGTATCGAGCGATTGCAACGCACACCCCTGGGGCATTTTCAGCTGTTCCTCAAAGGCCTCAATGGTGATGCGCTGATCGTCAGTCGGCGTCATGTGGCTGGGGTACGCAAAATGATGCAACAGCTTTAA
- the argH gene encoding argininosuccinate lyase, giving the protein MSTDKTNQSWGGRFSEPVDAFVARFTASVTFDQRLYRHDIMGSIAHATMLAKVGVLTDAERDSIIDGLNTIQGEIEAGQFDWRIDLEDVHMNIEARLTDRIGVTGKKLHTGRSRNDQVATDIRLWLRDEIDLILAEITRLQKGLLEQAEREAGSIMPGFTHLQTAQPVTFGHHMLAWFEMLSRDYERLVDCRKRTNRMPLGSAALAGTTYPIDREYTAQLLGFDAVGGNSLDNVSDRDFAIEFCSAASIAMMHLSRFSEELVLWTSAQFQFIDLPDRFCTGSSIMPQKKNPDVPELVRGKTGRVFGALMGLLTLMKGQPLAYNKDNQEDKEPLFDAADTLRDSLRAFADMIPAIKPKHAMMREAALRGFSTATDLADYLVRRGLPFRDCHEIVGHAVKYGVDSGKDLAEMSLEELRKFSDQIDQDVFAVLTLEGSVNARNHIGGTAPAQVKAAVARGQALLASR; this is encoded by the coding sequence ATGAGCACTGACAAGACCAATCAGTCCTGGGGCGGCCGCTTCAGTGAACCCGTCGACGCCTTCGTCGCCCGCTTCACCGCCTCCGTCACCTTCGACCAGCGCCTGTATCGCCACGACATCATGGGCTCGATCGCCCACGCCACCATGCTGGCCAAGGTCGGCGTGCTGACCGATGCCGAGCGCGACAGCATCATCGATGGCCTGAACACCATCCAGGGTGAAATCGAAGCCGGCCAATTCGACTGGCGCATCGACCTCGAAGACGTCCACATGAACATCGAGGCGCGTCTGACCGACCGCATCGGCGTGACCGGTAAAAAGCTGCACACCGGCCGCAGTCGTAACGATCAGGTCGCCACCGACATCCGTCTGTGGCTGCGTGACGAGATCGACCTGATCCTGGCCGAAATCACCCGCCTGCAAAAAGGCCTGCTTGAGCAGGCCGAGCGCGAAGCCGGCAGCATCATGCCGGGGTTCACCCACCTGCAGACCGCACAGCCGGTGACGTTCGGACACCACATGCTGGCTTGGTTCGAAATGCTCAGCCGCGACTACGAACGCCTGGTCGACTGCCGCAAGCGCACCAACCGCATGCCGCTGGGCAGCGCGGCGCTGGCCGGTACCACCTACCCGATCGATCGCGAATACACCGCCCAACTCCTGGGCTTCGACGCGGTTGGCGGCAATTCGCTGGACAACGTCTCCGATCGCGATTTCGCGATCGAATTCTGCTCGGCGGCCAGCATCGCGATGATGCACCTGTCGCGCTTCTCCGAAGAGCTGGTGCTGTGGACTAGCGCGCAGTTCCAGTTCATCGATCTGCCCGACCGTTTCTGCACCGGCAGCTCGATCATGCCGCAAAAGAAAAACCCGGACGTACCGGAGCTCGTGCGTGGCAAGACCGGCCGCGTATTCGGCGCGCTGATGGGCCTGTTGACCCTGATGAAAGGCCAGCCCCTGGCCTACAACAAGGACAACCAGGAAGACAAGGAACCGCTGTTCGACGCCGCCGATACCCTGCGCGACTCGCTGCGGGCCTTTGCCGACATGATTCCGGCGATCAAGCCCAAGCACGCGATGATGCGCGAAGCGGCCCTGCGCGGTTTCTCCACCGCCACCGACCTGGCCGACTACCTGGTGCGTCGCGGCCTGCCATTCCGTGATTGCCACGAAATCGTTGGTCATGCCGTGAAGTACGGCGTGGACAGCGGCAAGGACCTGGCGGAAATGAGCCTGGAAGAACTGCGCAAGTTCAGCGACCAGATCGATCAGGACGTGTTCGCCGTGCTGACCCTGGAAGGCTCGGTCAATGCCCGTAACCACATCGGCGGCACCGCGCCGGCGCAGGTGAAGGCTGCCGTCGCTCGCGGCCAGGCGTTGCTCGCCAGCCGCTAA
- a CDS encoding glutathione S-transferase: MIKLYGFSVSNYYNMVKLALLEKGLPFEEVPFYAGTSPEALAISPRGKVPVLQVEQGFINETSVILEYIEQSQKGTSLLPSDPFERAQVLALAREIELYIELPGRACYPEAFFGMTLPEAIKEKTKAELLLGMAALGRHAKFSPYVAGDSLSVADLYFLFSVPLACGVAKKLFGIDLLAEMPKAKALLERLGGNPNVQRVAADREAAMPAFLAMIAAKK, from the coding sequence ATGATCAAGCTTTATGGATTCTCCGTCAGTAACTACTACAACATGGTCAAACTGGCGCTGCTGGAAAAAGGACTGCCTTTCGAAGAAGTACCGTTTTATGCTGGCACCAGCCCCGAGGCACTGGCCATCAGCCCGCGCGGAAAGGTCCCGGTGCTGCAGGTAGAGCAGGGCTTCATCAATGAAACCAGCGTGATCCTCGAATACATCGAGCAAAGCCAGAAAGGCACGTCGCTGCTGCCGAGCGATCCGTTCGAGCGCGCGCAGGTGCTGGCACTGGCCAGGGAAATCGAGTTGTACATCGAATTGCCAGGCCGGGCCTGCTATCCCGAGGCTTTTTTCGGCATGACCCTGCCGGAAGCGATCAAGGAAAAAACCAAAGCCGAATTGTTGCTGGGGATGGCGGCGCTGGGCCGGCACGCCAAATTCAGCCCTTACGTGGCTGGCGACAGCTTGAGCGTGGCGGATTTGTATTTCCTGTTCAGCGTGCCGCTGGCGTGCGGGGTCGCCAAGAAGTTGTTTGGCATCGATCTGTTGGCCGAGATGCCGAAGGCCAAGGCACTGCTGGAGCGGTTGGGGGGTAACCCGAACGTGCAGCGCGTGGCGGCAGACCGGGAGGCCGCGATGCCGGCATTCTTGGCGATGATTGCTGCCAAGAAGTAA
- a CDS encoding TIGR02647 family protein yields the protein MSLTPELVAELEILALFNLDSSQEGLKIHQTAAPKAIAAAKRLFEKDLIDQPDGGYLTSLGRDAAQNVQTVLTILRAEETA from the coding sequence ATGTCGCTTACCCCTGAGTTGGTTGCCGAACTGGAAATCCTCGCACTCTTCAACCTGGACAGTTCCCAGGAAGGTTTGAAAATTCATCAGACCGCTGCCCCAAAAGCCATTGCCGCTGCCAAACGCCTATTTGAAAAAGATCTGATCGACCAGCCTGATGGCGGCTATCTGACCAGCCTGGGTCGTGACGCCGCGCAAAATGTGCAAACCGTGCTCACCATTCTGAGAGCCGAAGAAACAGCCTGA